The region AGGCCGGATTAAGGGCGAGGCGATCGTTACTATTAATGATCAAATCGTTACTTTAAATCAAAACTCTTTTGAAGAAACTTTAATGCTTTCGCCTGGCATAAATCTGATTAAAATCTCAGCCCGCAAGAAATTTAGTCCAGAAAAAGTGGTTTTTCGACGAATTATTGTTGAATAAATTTATCCACAGTCAACTTGACTTTTTTCTTTATTTTGCTAATCTTTTTCTCTGATCAATAAAAGGTCGATTTTAAGCCATTTTTAACTTAGCCTATAAAAATTAGGCAAATAAGCGAAAAAATTTATGAATAAAGCGGAATTAGTGCAAAAATTAATGGAAAAAGCCGGTGGTTGCTCTCGAGCTGAAGCAGAAAGATATTTAGATTCTTTTGTTGAAATTGTTACTGATGCCTTAAAATCAGGCGATGAGGTGGCTATTTCTGGTTTTGGTACTTTTTCTGTGAAGACACGAGCTGCTCGTCAGGGCGTTAATCCTAAAACGGGTGAAAAAATTCAGATTCCCTCGATGAAAAGACCAAAATTTAAAGCCGGCAAGACTTTAAAAGATGCCTTAAAGTAGAAATAGGAATTTTTTAATTTTAAAAAATCTCTGACAAAATCCCGATTCTCTGAAAAATATATTGGGATCGGGATTTTGTATTGAAAAAAATTATATAAATGATGAAC is a window of Patescibacteria group bacterium DNA encoding:
- a CDS encoding HU family DNA-binding protein, encoding MNKAELVQKLMEKAGGCSRAEAERYLDSFVEIVTDALKSGDEVAISGFGTFSVKTRAARQGVNPKTGEKIQIPSMKRPKFKAGKTLKDALK